In one Sesamum indicum cultivar Zhongzhi No. 13 linkage group LG12, S_indicum_v1.0, whole genome shotgun sequence genomic region, the following are encoded:
- the LOC105175666 gene encoding CTD small phosphatase-like protein 2, with the protein MPSLKMKTKSTTDCLKEKNGLHVCRKSSMISKNPLSRARVCQNVEKNCAYTQSNQDASAYDQAFSEDIGRCETNHDELSNEENLMQRQPSTETDSATVDSMEPAVSTCTSNIETIFSPILDSVDFYNNEGSDILYVPQLDSDDSDNSSRSSCEYQACNVSDFYISDMIFSGPPVGSNYPGEPIGSHSEFENRTDALLLPDFKCEESSLLCDLTEECMVLPFLEDTLDTGCDHDGRPSEDTILGSDNSSLYMAIHQLRSHNQDSLINTYSDQDYECFDPQMYIRNLPEQPDVAFTSLPTSVPNEKQNAKQITLVLDLDETLVHSTLDHCDDADFTFSVFFNMKEHTVYVKQRPHLQTFLKRVAEMFEIVVFTASQSIYAKQLLDILDPDGTVISRRAYRESCIFSEGTYMKDLTVLGVDLAKVAIIDNSPQVFRLQVNNGIPIKSWFDDPSDSALISLLPFLETLVDADDVRPIIARKFGNKE; encoded by the exons ATGCCatcattaaaaatgaaaaccaaGTCAACCACAGActgtttgaaagaaaaaaatggtcTCCATGTATGCCGCAAGTCAAGTATGATATCCAAGAATCCTCTCTCTCGTGCCAGAGTTTGTCAAAATGTGGAAAAAAATTGTGCTTATACTCAGAGCAATCAGGATG CTTCGGCTTATGATCAAGCGTTTTCTGAGGACATTGGACGGTGTGAAACTAACCATGATGAGTTATCTAATGAAGAGAACCTTATGCAGAGGCAGCCATCAACTGAAACCGATTCTGCTACTGTGGATAGTATG GAACCTGCAGTATCCACCTGCACTTCAAACATAGAAACTATCTTTTCCCCCATTCTGGATTCGGTGGATTTCTACAATAATGAAG GAAGTGACATTCTTTATGTGCCACAGCTAGATAGCGACGATAGTGATAATAGCAGCAGAAGTTCATGTGAATATCAAGCATGCAATGTATCAGATTTCTACATCTCTGACATGATTTTTTCTGGACCTCCCGTTGGAAGCAATTATCCTGGAGAACCCATCGGAAGCCATTCTGAATTTGAAAACAGAACAGATGCATTGTTACTACCTGATTTCAAATGTGAGGAGTCTAGTTTACTTTGTGATTTGACAGAGGAATGCATGGTATTGCCTTTTTTGGAGGATACTTTAGATACTGGATGTGATCATGATGGCAGACCATCAGAAGATACCATCCTAGGTTCTGACAATTCCAGCTTGTACATGGCAATCCATCAACTGCGATCTCACAACCAGGATTCTCTCATAAATACCTACTCTGACCAAGATTATGAGTGCTTTGATCCACAAATGTATATAAGGAATCTCCCAGAGCAGCCGGACGTGGCATTTACTTCGTTACCAACTTCGGTGCCGAATGAAAAGCAAAACGCCAAGCAAATCACTTTAGTACTTGACTTAGATG AAACACTTGTCCACTCTACATTAGATCACTGTGATGATGCGGACTTCACATTTTCTGTGTTCTTCAACATGAAAGAACATACTGTTTATGTGAAACAGAGGCCTCACCTCCAGACTTTCCTCAAAAGAGTGGCCGAAATGTTTGAGATTGTGGTTTTCACTGCTAGTCAAAGCATCTATGCGAAACAACTTCTAGATATTCTGGATCCAGATGGAACAGTTATATCAAGACGAGCTTATCGTGAATCATGCATCTTCTCTGAAGGAACTTACATGAAAGACTTGACAGTATTAGGTGTTGATCTTGCAAAAGTTGCCATAATAGATAATTCCCCACAG GTTTTCAGGTTG